In Phormidium yuhuli AB48, one genomic interval encodes:
- a CDS encoding Uma2 family endonuclease, which produces MLIPTSLVPLDEVLTLPKADLTYEYLDGKAIPKPSPNFRHSRSQKKLLFLLEAWGAAQGFVQSEWGVRLQPLP; this is translated from the coding sequence ATGTTGATTCCCACATCACTCGTTCCCCTCGATGAAGTCCTGACATTACCTAAAGCTGACCTCACCTATGAATATCTAGATGGGAAGGCAATTCCAAAACCATCTCCCAACTTTCGCCATTCTCGTAGCCAAAAGAAACTCCTATTTTTACTCGAAGCTTGGGGAGCCGCTCAGGGATTTGTTCAATCTGAATGGGGCGTTAGACTGCAACCCCTCCCCTGA
- a CDS encoding PIN domain-containing protein has protein sequence MNAVDTNILIYVNDPRDPMKQRIASSLVATLSDAVLLWQVACEYLAASRKLEPLGYDRGQAYQYIRSLQQVWYTAIPTWDILNRTESLMSRYSLSHWDAMLIAACLDVQVQTIYTEDFGYPEIDGLRIVNPFRVES, from the coding sequence ATGAACGCCGTTGATACGAATATCCTAATTTATGTGAATGACCCACGGGACCCGATGAAACAGCGAATCGCTAGTTCTCTTGTCGCGACTTTAAGCGATGCTGTTCTCCTCTGGCAAGTTGCTTGTGAGTATCTGGCAGCGAGTCGCAAACTAGAGCCGTTGGGATATGATCGAGGACAAGCCTATCAGTACATCCGAAGCTTACAACAGGTTTGGTACACCGCAATTCCCACCTGGGACATTCTGAATCGAACAGAGAGCTTAATGAGCCGCTATAGTTTGTCTCACTGGGATGCAATGCTCATCGCTGCCTGTCTGGATGTTCAGGTTCAAACGATTTATACAGAGGACTTTGGCTACCCAGAGATTGATGGTCTGAGAATTGTAAATCCTTTCCGGGTTGAATCTTAA
- a CDS encoding DUF104 domain-containing protein, which translates to MPNPLKAVYHNGTFVLKTDCHLPEGAEVELWVNSSQLIAPKISDPREKAIFLRSLVEKMQQSPIPATAPELSRESLHERR; encoded by the coding sequence ATGCCTAACCCCTTAAAAGCGGTCTATCACAACGGAACTTTTGTCCTAAAAACCGATTGTCATTTACCCGAAGGCGCCGAAGTTGAGCTATGGGTCAATTCCTCCCAGCTCATCGCGCCTAAAATCTCAGATCCGCGTGAGAAAGCTATCTTTCTCAGGTCACTGGTTGAGAAGATGCAGCAATCTCCCATCCCCGCAACTGCACCCGAATTAAGCCGCGAGAGTTTGCATGAACGCCGTTGA
- a CDS encoding S8 family serine peptidase: MTQSFPSKIYAEAIVRSPRGTSLWSDGPPLTAEAIEQYYGDRRTLDEACDRLTAAGFDVLQVGNLSISIAAPGDLYEQVFQTTLRFVERPVIKERARETTATFIDAADTQQFGKIDTENSPLADVLDGIAISEPVYYLRHPCPLPTPPSVRQTYLQVPDGLAQALNAQSLHQQGICGQGTHVVMVDTGWYRHPYFTQHNYDVKVVLAPGSDSPEMDHHGHGTGESANLLAIAPQTRLTVVKADVAINGKCRNVNSIAAFRTAANLRPDVISCSWGSDVRYPPLSAYHRLLAATVADAIHQGILVIFAAGNGHWGFPAQHPDVLAVGGVYLHLDGPLKGELEASNYASAFNSPIYPQRGVPDVCGLVGQRPDASYIMLPVPPGSQIDKNRSLGGDETESNDGWAAFSGTSAAAPQIAGICALIRQMAPGLSPFQVKDILQKTARDVQSGGCHPAAGGYRSQPGFDLATGAGLANAAAAIAVLTQRQFSTHHRGNHQVYQSAIRRTPKMNDFPKLRKNLEALIIEFNETLQEKFEAGEIEAVELNVSEFNFVERSPRTQGILALVKLLKELDDPAKLELKHVFAAQSLLRISQHRELATEILIQAIPHESKKISEAATKALGELTNLGETSEGSSGDLDTQFTSEIYSENGIEVFRRNGTQLGSRLGTAQKMDNIQDLSREASRAFESRRPVYLIT, encoded by the coding sequence ATGACGCAATCATTCCCATCTAAAATCTATGCGGAAGCCATTGTGCGATCGCCCCGAGGGACCTCTCTCTGGTCTGACGGACCCCCTCTGACCGCCGAGGCGATCGAACAGTATTATGGCGATCGCCGCACCCTGGACGAAGCCTGCGATCGCCTCACCGCCGCCGGGTTTGACGTCCTACAGGTGGGCAATTTATCGATCAGCATCGCCGCCCCAGGCGACCTCTACGAACAAGTCTTTCAGACCACACTCCGTTTTGTCGAGCGTCCCGTCATCAAAGAACGGGCCAGGGAAACCACCGCCACCTTCATCGATGCGGCAGATACCCAACAATTTGGCAAAATCGACACAGAAAACAGTCCCTTAGCCGACGTCTTAGATGGGATCGCCATTAGTGAACCCGTGTACTACCTGAGGCATCCCTGTCCTTTGCCGACTCCCCCCAGCGTCCGTCAAACCTATCTCCAGGTTCCCGACGGTCTCGCCCAAGCCTTAAACGCCCAATCCCTGCATCAGCAAGGCATCTGCGGTCAGGGAACCCATGTGGTGATGGTGGATACGGGATGGTACAGACATCCCTATTTCACCCAACATAACTATGATGTCAAGGTGGTATTAGCCCCCGGTTCCGATTCCCCTGAGATGGATCATCATGGCCATGGAACCGGGGAGTCGGCCAATCTGTTGGCGATCGCCCCTCAGACTCGATTAACGGTCGTCAAAGCCGATGTGGCGATCAACGGAAAATGCCGTAACGTCAACTCCATTGCCGCTTTTCGGACCGCCGCCAATCTCCGTCCTGATGTGATTTCCTGTAGTTGGGGATCGGATGTCCGCTATCCCCCCCTATCCGCCTACCATCGTCTCCTGGCCGCCACGGTTGCTGATGCCATTCATCAAGGAATCCTGGTCATTTTTGCTGCCGGGAATGGTCACTGGGGATTTCCCGCCCAACATCCTGATGTGTTGGCGGTCGGTGGAGTCTATTTACATCTCGATGGACCCTTAAAGGGAGAGTTAGAAGCGAGTAATTATGCCAGTGCCTTTAACAGTCCCATTTATCCCCAGCGAGGGGTTCCTGATGTTTGTGGATTAGTCGGACAACGCCCCGATGCCAGTTATATTATGCTCCCGGTTCCGCCGGGAAGTCAGATTGACAAAAACCGGTCTTTAGGGGGGGATGAAACTGAGTCAAATGATGGCTGGGCGGCGTTTAGTGGCACATCAGCGGCAGCTCCCCAAATCGCTGGAATCTGTGCTTTAATAAGACAGATGGCTCCAGGATTATCGCCGTTTCAGGTCAAAGACATTTTGCAAAAAACGGCTCGGGATGTTCAATCAGGGGGATGTCATCCAGCCGCAGGGGGCTATCGGTCTCAGCCGGGATTCGATTTAGCAACTGGGGCGGGTTTGGCGAATGCAGCAGCGGCGATCGCCGTCTTAACTCAGAGGCAGTTTTCAACCCATCACAGGGGCAACCACCAGGTTTATCAGTCAGCAATTCGGAGGACTCCTAAAATGAATGACTTTCCTAAGCTACGCAAAAACTTGGAAGCTTTAATTATTGAGTTTAATGAGACTCTGCAAGAGAAATTTGAGGCGGGGGAGATTGAGGCGGTTGAGCTAAATGTCTCTGAGTTCAATTTTGTGGAGCGATCGCCCAGAACTCAGGGTATTCTTGCTTTAGTGAAGTTATTGAAGGAATTAGATGACCCTGCCAAACTCGAACTTAAACATGTTTTCGCTGCCCAGAGTTTGTTGAGAATTAGTCAACATCGTGAACTAGCCACTGAAATTTTGATTCAAGCTATTCCCCATGAATCTAAAAAGATTTCAGAAGCAGCAACTAAAGCTCTTGGTGAACTTACGAATTTAGGAGAAACTTCAGAAGGTTCATCAGGTGATTTAGATACTCAATTTACATCTGAAATTTACTCAGAGAATGGGATTGAAGTGTTCCGACGAAATGGGACGCAACTAGGTTCCCGCTTAGGAACTGCCCAAAAAATGGATAATATTCAAGACCTTTCTCGAGAAGCAAGCCGTGCTTTTGAGAGCCGCCGTCCGGTCTACTTAATTACTTAA
- a CDS encoding nSTAND1 domain-containing NTPase: MNESIRQEIKTAQDSQVTGNMVDSTALNVREMQAGSFLISGDNNQVTIYGSVIKTQEKRITPAQLKTNPYQGLLAFQERDYQRFFGRDRQIKTLWTKLRDLYEQNQQLRFLPVYGPSGCGKSSLVRAGLIPELVRHPLPVCHSVRVATLVPGPRPLEALAMVLAKVATNEPTPVAKSEEFLAVLEKPCAVKPGMLGNQPEFCGLRKIAALLPEIDTSPLIVFVDQFEEIYSLCQSEEEREAFIGNLVQAAGDRSQQVTVVVTFRSDFLRELQQHPPLYHLFSEQGVLVRPLLVEELREAIAKPAELADHPLDEAVITLLLQQMQGQDHALPLLQFALTRIWEGLEAGVSEVETLTTIGGVGGALAGEAQRLYERLDEGDRALARRMFLGLVQLGEGSEDTRRRVLVSELVACSSEDDHLESIIEQFAAPGVRFVSVSLNQQHQETLEVTHEALIRHWNQLQDWIKESREALRKKRKIEELAQDWQESGQSKGYLLQGRLLRDAKEFQESSEGETALSALAREFIHKSQWKRRGDRAKSLGLYSLMPVTLILISLYFGVIYLTEGALSQKDCDLIVEGPDTYRPIPNLNFIIQYLWWPNYRLEGMKLCGENLNTVTMIAANLRDADLRDTKFIASNLEKADLDFADCTFSEFINTNLQDSDLNHTNFTHADLSHSDLSNASVYEIDFYKATLRETDLTDVNLSSALNLTQEQLEEAILCRTILPAYLENINLDQCVN, translated from the coding sequence ATGAATGAGTCGATTCGCCAAGAGATTAAGACCGCTCAGGATAGCCAAGTGACCGGCAATATGGTCGATAGCACGGCGTTGAACGTGCGGGAGATGCAGGCGGGAAGTTTCCTCATCTCCGGTGATAACAATCAGGTGACCATTTATGGGAGTGTCATCAAGACTCAGGAAAAACGGATAACTCCCGCTCAACTCAAGACGAATCCCTATCAAGGACTGTTAGCGTTTCAGGAACGGGATTATCAACGCTTTTTTGGTCGCGATCGCCAAATCAAAACCCTATGGACTAAATTGCGGGATCTCTATGAACAGAATCAGCAGCTGCGATTTCTGCCGGTTTATGGTCCCTCGGGTTGTGGGAAATCCTCTTTGGTTCGCGCTGGTTTAATTCCTGAGTTGGTGCGTCATCCTCTCCCCGTCTGTCACTCAGTGCGGGTGGCGACTCTGGTTCCTGGGCCTCGTCCCCTGGAGGCTTTGGCGATGGTGTTGGCGAAAGTCGCCACGAACGAACCCACCCCAGTAGCCAAGAGTGAGGAGTTCTTGGCGGTGTTAGAGAAACCCTGTGCGGTGAAACCGGGAATGTTGGGAAATCAACCGGAGTTTTGTGGGTTGCGCAAGATTGCGGCCCTGTTACCGGAGATTGACACCTCGCCGCTGATTGTGTTTGTGGATCAGTTTGAGGAAATCTATTCTCTCTGTCAGTCGGAGGAGGAACGAGAGGCGTTTATTGGTAATTTGGTTCAAGCAGCGGGCGATCGCAGTCAACAGGTGACGGTGGTGGTGACGTTCCGCAGTGATTTTTTGCGGGAGTTGCAACAGCATCCGCCTCTCTATCATTTGTTTTCTGAACAAGGGGTGTTAGTGCGTCCTCTGTTAGTCGAGGAGTTGCGGGAGGCGATCGCCAAACCGGCAGAATTGGCAGATCATCCCTTAGATGAGGCGGTGATTACGCTCCTGTTGCAACAGATGCAGGGACAGGATCATGCACTTCCGCTGTTACAGTTTGCTTTAACTCGGATTTGGGAAGGATTGGAAGCCGGGGTTTCTGAAGTCGAGACGTTAACCACGATTGGCGGTGTGGGGGGTGCGTTGGCGGGGGAGGCTCAACGGCTGTATGAACGACTGGATGAGGGCGATCGCGCTCTGGCCCGTCGGATGTTTTTGGGCCTGGTGCAGTTGGGGGAGGGAAGTGAGGATACCCGCCGGCGAGTCTTGGTGTCGGAGTTAGTCGCCTGTTCTAGCGAAGATGATCATCTGGAGAGCATTATCGAGCAGTTTGCCGCGCCTGGGGTGCGGTTTGTCTCGGTTTCCCTGAATCAGCAGCACCAGGAAACTCTGGAGGTGACTCATGAAGCGTTGATTCGTCATTGGAACCAGTTACAGGACTGGATTAAGGAATCTCGGGAGGCGTTACGCAAGAAACGCAAGATTGAGGAATTAGCGCAGGATTGGCAGGAATCGGGTCAGTCGAAGGGATATTTGCTACAAGGTCGTCTGTTACGGGATGCGAAGGAGTTTCAGGAGTCCTCGGAGGGGGAAACGGCGTTGTCTGCGTTGGCTCGGGAGTTTATTCATAAGAGTCAGTGGAAGCGGAGGGGCGATCGGGCTAAATCTTTAGGATTATATTCCTTGATGCCTGTAACCCTGATTCTCATCTCTCTGTATTTTGGAGTCATTTATTTAACTGAAGGTGCTTTATCTCAGAAAGACTGTGACCTAATTGTAGAAGGTCCCGATACCTATAGACCAATACCTAATCTTAACTTTATTATTCAATATCTTTGGTGGCCAAATTATAGATTAGAGGGGATGAAACTCTGTGGAGAAAATTTAAACACTGTAACCATGATAGCTGCAAATTTAAGAGATGCTGACTTGCGGGACACAAAATTTATAGCTTCAAATCTTGAAAAAGCTGATTTGGATTTTGCCGACTGTACATTTTCAGAATTTATAAACACGAATCTACAAGACTCTGACCTCAATCACACGAATTTTACCCATGCAGATTTAAGTCATTCAGATTTAAGTAACGCTTCTGTCTATGAAATAGACTTTTATAAGGCAACTTTGAGAGAAACGGACTTGACTGATGTTAATCTAAGCTCTGCCCTCAATCTTACCCAGGAGCAGCTAGAAGAAGCTATTTTGTGTAGAACAATATTGCCCGCATATTTAGAAAATATAAACTTAGACCAATGCGTAAATTAG
- a CDS encoding glycoside hydrolase family 10 protein, which yields MTLTRSSGIPKQRRLARLLWVALTLATLVLTQLPSLARQDLASAPDYEFRGVWAASVVNIDWPSSRNLSTQQQKTELIGILNRMQQLNLNALILQIRPAGDSLYYSDIEPWSYWLTGQQGRPPSPFYDPLEFAIEEAHARNIELHAWFNPYRAKLGGNYDLAANHMARQYPQYAYPYRNLIWMDPGAKVIQDRTYEVIMDVVNRYSLDGIHLDDYFYPYPEAGVAFPDDGTYGEYLKNGGTLSRDDWRRDNVNRLVRRLYEGIKARKPEVKFGISPFGIYRPGQPPGIRGMDQFAAIYADPKLWLQQGWVDYMAPQLYWRIDPPEQSYPRLLDWWLGQNPHGRHIYAGNYLSRLNGTDWPVSEFLRQVDISRRANARKSLGNIFFSVKVFMENRFGVNESFRSQLYPRPALIPPMPWLDAQAPEAPQGVETSGHHIQWQPQYSEDVRSLALYKRENRRWQLEQILSRQQTEVEVEPGRYALRTVDALSNQSEAVQVSVRR from the coding sequence ATGACTCTAACTCGCTCCTCGGGTATCCCCAAACAGCGCCGACTCGCACGGCTGCTCTGGGTTGCCCTCACCCTCGCCACTCTTGTGCTCACCCAACTCCCGAGCCTGGCCCGCCAAGACCTGGCTAGTGCCCCGGACTACGAATTTCGAGGCGTTTGGGCTGCCTCGGTGGTCAACATTGACTGGCCCTCTAGCCGCAATCTCAGTACTCAACAGCAAAAAACAGAACTCATTGGCATCCTGAACCGGATGCAACAACTCAACCTCAATGCCCTGATTCTGCAAATTCGCCCCGCTGGAGATTCTCTCTACTACTCTGATATAGAACCTTGGAGTTATTGGCTGACGGGGCAACAGGGACGACCCCCGAGTCCCTTCTATGATCCCCTGGAATTTGCTATTGAGGAAGCCCATGCTCGCAATATTGAGCTGCACGCCTGGTTTAACCCCTATCGTGCCAAACTTGGGGGCAACTACGACCTGGCCGCTAACCACATGGCCCGCCAGTACCCCCAATATGCCTATCCCTATCGCAACCTGATTTGGATGGACCCTGGGGCGAAAGTCATTCAAGATCGCACCTATGAGGTGATCATGGATGTGGTCAATCGCTACAGTCTCGATGGGATTCACCTTGATGACTACTTCTATCCCTACCCGGAAGCTGGGGTTGCGTTCCCCGATGATGGTACCTATGGGGAATATCTCAAAAATGGTGGCACGTTAAGTCGAGATGATTGGCGGCGGGATAACGTCAATCGTCTGGTGCGTCGTCTCTATGAAGGGATTAAAGCTCGGAAACCTGAGGTTAAATTCGGCATTAGCCCCTTTGGTATCTATCGCCCTGGCCAACCCCCGGGCATTCGTGGCATGGACCAGTTTGCAGCCATCTATGCGGACCCCAAACTTTGGCTACAACAGGGCTGGGTAGACTATATGGCCCCGCAACTCTACTGGCGTATCGATCCCCCCGAACAGAGTTATCCTCGCTTGCTTGACTGGTGGCTGGGCCAAAATCCCCACGGTCGTCATATCTATGCTGGAAACTATCTCAGTCGCCTCAATGGTACCGATTGGCCCGTCAGTGAGTTTCTACGTCAGGTGGATATCTCCCGCCGCGCCAATGCTCGTAAATCTTTGGGGAATATCTTTTTTAGTGTCAAGGTCTTTATGGAAAACCGTTTCGGGGTCAACGAAAGCTTCCGATCGCAACTCTATCCCAGACCGGCCCTGATTCCCCCGATGCCTTGGCTCGATGCTCAAGCTCCCGAGGCTCCCCAGGGAGTAGAAACTAGCGGCCATCACATCCAGTGGCAACCCCAATATTCCGAGGATGTGCGATCGCTCGCCCTCTACAAACGCGAAAACCGCCGTTGGCAGCTTGAACAAATCCTCTCTCGTCAGCAAACGGAGGTCGAGGTAGAGCCAGGACGCTACGCCCTGCGAACCGTAGATGCTCTCTCCAATCAAAGTGAGGCGGTGCAAGTGTCGGTAAGACGCTAA
- a CDS encoding HEAT repeat domain-containing protein — protein sequence MESSTERRVASQTVTALLELLEVGDFQERWDAAKRLPSFGEPALEGTLVLLRSHPEDDELAWFAAQVIGQFHSSQALSALLELLRNEATDKDVKGMAARTLANLGAVAIAPLSELLQEERWRLLGIRTLAQIRHGDVSQRVAPFWDDDNPEVRAQVLALLGCHRHQRLLTPLLKGLRDLSPLVRREATIALGLQHEWVQELAPEVVVVGLLQERLLDLDVAVSQQAAIALSRVGTLEAIAALGRCLRSPQTPVPLNLEVIRALGWIERPQSIELLQTALSLPSLQLCLEAIRVLSQVKRKSLKPRAAKALTTWWNRHPPQRETPQVRQAIALGLGNFQQPETEAVVRSLLEDADETVRWHAQAGCEAMG from the coding sequence ATGGAGAGCTCTACCGAGCGTCGGGTAGCGTCTCAAACGGTGACGGCTCTCTTGGAGTTGTTAGAGGTTGGAGATTTTCAGGAACGTTGGGATGCGGCGAAACGCTTGCCGAGTTTTGGGGAACCGGCCCTGGAAGGGACGTTAGTGTTGTTGCGATCGCACCCGGAGGATGATGAGTTGGCGTGGTTTGCGGCTCAGGTGATTGGCCAGTTTCACTCGTCGCAGGCTCTATCGGCGTTGCTAGAGTTGCTCAGGAATGAGGCAACGGATAAGGATGTCAAGGGAATGGCGGCCCGGACGTTGGCGAATTTGGGTGCGGTGGCGATCGCCCCTCTAAGTGAGTTATTACAGGAGGAACGCTGGCGTTTGTTGGGGATTCGCACCCTGGCCCAGATTCGTCATGGGGATGTCAGTCAACGGGTGGCCCCGTTTTGGGATGATGACAATCCTGAGGTTCGCGCTCAGGTGCTGGCACTGTTAGGGTGTCATCGTCATCAGCGTTTGCTGACCCCGTTACTGAAGGGGTTACGGGATTTGTCACCGTTGGTACGCCGGGAGGCGACGATCGCTCTGGGGTTACAGCATGAGTGGGTTCAGGAGTTGGCCCCTGAGGTGGTGGTTGTGGGGTTACTTCAGGAACGATTGCTGGATTTGGATGTGGCGGTGAGTCAACAGGCGGCGATCGCCCTCTCTCGTGTGGGAACTTTGGAGGCGATCGCGGCTCTCGGCCGCTGTTTGCGATCGCCACAAACACCGGTTCCTCTGAATCTAGAGGTGATTCGCGCCCTCGGTTGGATTGAACGACCCCAGTCGATTGAACTGTTACAAACGGCTCTGTCTCTGCCGAGTTTACAACTGTGTTTGGAGGCGATTCGGGTGTTATCCCAGGTGAAGCGCAAATCCTTAAAACCCCGAGCGGCTAAGGCGCTGACGACTTGGTGGAATCGTCATCCTCCTCAACGAGAAACGCCTCAGGTTCGTCAGGCGATCGCCCTGGGGTTGGGGAATTTCCAGCAGCCGGAGACTGAGGCGGTGGTGCGATCGCTCTTAGAGGATGCCGACGAAACGGTGCGTTGGCACGCTCAAGCCGGATGTGAGGCGATGGGCTAA